A genomic stretch from Anaerolinea thermophila UNI-1 includes:
- a CDS encoding sec-independent translocation TatB, with translation MQILNIGPLELIIIFLVMFILLGPEGMIKTARQIGLWIRKVVQSPIWREIMGYSQEIRELPTKIVRETGLEEDLEEIRKSTQLTAEEVENTVKEVNREINETVKEAGKVEVNLDLNPPAKSVPLNASTSSTHGKDGTSLPVPPVQTYDKYAQSSDEEEE, from the coding sequence ATGCAAATCTTGAACATTGGGCCCCTGGAATTAATTATTATATTTCTTGTAATGTTCATTTTGCTTGGTCCAGAAGGGATGATTAAGACTGCAAGGCAAATAGGTTTATGGATTCGTAAAGTTGTTCAGTCGCCTATTTGGCGTGAGATTATGGGGTATTCCCAGGAAATCCGGGAATTACCAACAAAGATTGTTCGTGAAACTGGATTGGAAGAAGATCTGGAAGAGATTCGAAAATCTACGCAATTAACCGCGGAGGAAGTTGAAAACACAGTCAAGGAAGTCAACCGCGAGATCAACGAGACAGTCAAAGAAGCAGGGAAAGTTGAAGTCAACCTGGACTTGAATCCTCCTGCAAAGTCTGTTCCTCTGAATGCGTCTACTTCTTCAACTCATGGAAAAGATGGAACATCCCTTCCTGTGCCGCCTGTGCAAACTTATGATAAATATGCCCAATCAAGTGACGAGGAAGAAGAATAA
- a CDS encoding fructosamine kinase family protein, which yields MQTKPVSGGCIHHGVRLLAGEKSYFLKWNCGSLASVFPSEVDGLSRIAQKGVIKTPGVIALGTPEELEGCGYLLLEWISASPSPTLLSFRKLGEQLALHHLKTDSVFFGLDIDNYIGSTPQKNSPTANWVEFFRTQRLQFQFELALKNHLLTETQRKRLQKLMDHLEKWLPATPKPSLLHGDLWIENVLFDIEGTPILIDPAIYYGDREADLAFTELFHGFPADFYRAYQSVFPLEPEYQERKVLYNLYHLLNHLNIFGESYGAAVDRILIQYVG from the coding sequence GTGCAAACCAAGCCTGTGTCAGGAGGATGTATTCATCATGGGGTGCGACTCTTAGCGGGCGAAAAATCCTATTTCCTAAAATGGAATTGCGGCTCTTTAGCCTCGGTATTCCCATCCGAGGTGGATGGACTTTCGCGAATTGCCCAAAAAGGTGTTATCAAGACCCCTGGTGTCATTGCGCTGGGAACGCCTGAAGAACTGGAAGGTTGTGGATATCTGTTGCTGGAATGGATTTCTGCCTCCCCCTCCCCTACTCTTCTTTCCTTCAGAAAATTGGGTGAACAACTTGCTTTACACCACTTAAAAACCGACTCAGTATTTTTTGGGTTAGATATTGATAATTACATTGGTAGTACTCCTCAGAAGAATTCCCCGACTGCAAATTGGGTTGAGTTTTTTCGCACTCAACGCTTGCAATTCCAGTTTGAGTTAGCATTAAAAAACCATTTACTAACCGAAACACAGCGCAAGCGCCTGCAAAAACTGATGGATCATCTTGAGAAATGGCTTCCCGCCACACCCAAACCCAGTTTACTACACGGGGATCTATGGATTGAAAACGTGCTATTCGATATAGAAGGTACGCCTATTCTGATTGACCCTGCAATTTACTATGGAGACAGGGAAGCCGACCTTGCTTTTACAGAATTGTTCCATGGATTTCCAGCCGATTTTTATCGAGCGTATCAAAGTGTTTTTCCGCTTGAGCCCGAGTATCAGGAACGAAAAGTTCTATACAATCTTTATCATTTACTGAACCACCTGAACATTTTTGGAGAAAGTTATGGGGCGGCAGTGGACCGCATCTTGATCCAATACGTCGGGTAG
- a CDS encoding XdhC family aldehyde oxidoreductase maturation factor, which produces MEISRRVILELKDKTDFVIATIVAHQGSTPRSTGTKMLVFPDGRTAGTIGGGVLEAKVIERCLVRLNQLKGELQSYQFTGKDAASMDMICGGEVLVLITCVPKSDSEFFNVQQTILTWEEKAQNFVEIIGLQDNGDCLYGGKNLSTSEEIGWIPQTSDVSIEAKTKFMTISGVSVFLEYHEPQTTAYIFGAGHVGQAIALFAKPVGFRVVVIDDRDEFANPDRFPQADEIIVTSSITDIFRERKFKTTDYIVIVTRGHLQDYQVLEQALQTDAGYIGMIGSRRKNYLIFQSLREKGLPEEKLQQVHAPIGLPIGAETPEEIAISILAEMIQHRANHRKG; this is translated from the coding sequence ATGGAGATCTCTCGCAGAGTCATTCTGGAACTAAAAGATAAAACAGATTTTGTTATTGCCACAATTGTGGCACATCAGGGCTCAACTCCGAGATCTACCGGGACAAAAATGCTTGTTTTTCCGGATGGAAGGACAGCCGGCACAATTGGTGGGGGAGTTCTCGAAGCAAAAGTCATTGAAAGATGCCTTGTGAGGTTAAATCAACTGAAAGGTGAACTGCAGTCTTATCAATTTACAGGTAAGGATGCCGCTTCAATGGATATGATCTGTGGGGGGGAAGTGCTTGTACTGATTACCTGCGTTCCCAAAAGCGACTCGGAATTTTTCAACGTACAGCAAACCATTCTTACATGGGAGGAGAAAGCGCAAAACTTTGTAGAAATTATCGGACTTCAAGACAATGGGGACTGTCTGTATGGCGGAAAGAACCTCTCAACCAGCGAGGAGATAGGGTGGATTCCCCAAACGTCGGATGTGTCGATAGAGGCAAAAACAAAATTTATGACGATTTCTGGCGTTTCTGTTTTCCTTGAGTACCATGAGCCTCAAACTACCGCTTACATCTTTGGAGCCGGGCATGTAGGGCAGGCCATTGCACTGTTTGCCAAACCTGTAGGTTTCCGGGTTGTAGTGATTGATGACCGGGATGAGTTTGCCAATCCAGATCGATTCCCTCAAGCCGATGAAATTATTGTGACGTCATCAATTACAGATATTTTCCGGGAAAGAAAATTTAAGACAACTGATTACATTGTCATCGTTACTCGTGGCCACCTACAGGATTACCAGGTGTTGGAACAGGCTTTACAAACTGATGCTGGGTATATCGGAATGATTGGGAGTCGCAGAAAGAATTACTTGATTTTCCAGTCACTCCGAGAAAAAGGCTTGCCTGAAGAAAAACTCCAACAGGTTCATGCGCCTATAGGACTGCCTATTGGCGCTGAAACACCCGAAGAAATCGCCATTTCTATCCTTGCAGAAATGATTCAGCATCGTGCTAACCACAGAAAGGGTTAA
- a CDS encoding low molecular weight protein-tyrosine-phosphatase codes for MPPECSRRKPSLLKNGLLFFCSSFLYFLSKLDFAIKINSMEHQNHRHKILFVCTGNICRSPMAEAIFQHLVKQAGVENHFEVASAATTSWEVGEPPHPGTLSVLKKHGIPINPTKRAVKITPRDLEYYDHILVMDSDNVRALKGFDKVQRLTHFAPPGSPQDIPDPYYTGDFDEVFDLIHASCQNLLKHFQKDDESTS; via the coding sequence TTGCCGCCTGAATGTTCCAGAAGAAAACCAAGCCTATTAAAAAACGGGTTGCTATTTTTCTGCTCATCTTTCCTCTATTTTCTCAGCAAACTCGATTTTGCCATTAAAATTAATTCTATGGAACATCAAAATCATCGTCATAAAATCCTTTTTGTTTGTACAGGAAATATATGTCGCTCTCCAATGGCAGAAGCCATCTTTCAACACCTTGTAAAGCAAGCCGGTGTTGAAAACCATTTTGAGGTGGCTTCTGCCGCAACCACCTCCTGGGAAGTTGGCGAGCCACCCCATCCGGGAACTTTATCGGTCTTGAAAAAGCATGGCATTCCAATCAACCCAACCAAACGCGCTGTTAAAATCACCCCTCGCGATTTGGAATACTATGATCACATTTTGGTCATGGACAGTGACAACGTGCGAGCACTGAAAGGCTTTGATAAGGTGCAGAGGCTCACCCATTTTGCCCCTCCAGGAAGCCCTCAGGACATTCCTGATCCTTACTATACAGGGGATTTTGATGAGGTTTTTGACCTTATTCATGCTTCCTGTCAGAATCTTCTTAAACACTTTCAGAAAGATGATGAATCCACCTCTTAA
- a CDS encoding MFS transporter encodes MGKHKHSGRTLFALGLGYLVDQGEGQSMGVLSPIIQSIWGITFQQIGIMETLRSIAQTVSAPFWGYVSDKFSRKKVLIFGTGVWGIWTVLVGLVPNFYSMLLIRAISGLGLGCLMPATFSLLGDHYPQNQRGRALGVIGLVGLMGTVLGVLALGFVASPELWRWGFIGLGLASILSGIIIWLLVEEPPRGSAEPELAGLITHDDEKEYSINWKDMFNTLRIPTIWAAILQGITGSMPWVVMGIYFINWMVRELGYSNDISFSDPKGSAPLVFAGVVVSAAISNLLGGFIGDFAEKVNPKYGRTVIGQFSVFVGVPLMYILLTQAKNWSFIQLFIFASVTALLIGWPGRGAKEPMMQAVVPPEMRSSAYSIVNLIEGGLSAFASYIAGSLADQIGLTNALLWTIPFPWVICGLLFSIFYFTYPRDAEKVRRMMEQRRDELIQKRQAVAVD; translated from the coding sequence ATGGGAAAACACAAACATTCTGGACGCACACTCTTTGCACTTGGCTTGGGATACCTTGTCGACCAAGGCGAAGGTCAATCCATGGGGGTACTTTCTCCTATCATTCAAAGCATTTGGGGAATTACCTTTCAGCAAATAGGAATCATGGAAACCCTGCGCAGTATTGCGCAAACGGTTAGCGCGCCTTTCTGGGGATATGTTTCTGATAAGTTTTCCCGCAAAAAAGTACTCATCTTTGGGACTGGGGTTTGGGGAATCTGGACAGTCCTTGTCGGTTTGGTACCCAATTTTTACAGCATGTTGCTTATTAGAGCTATCTCTGGTTTGGGACTGGGATGTTTGATGCCAGCAACATTTTCTTTGCTGGGAGATCACTACCCCCAAAATCAGCGCGGGCGCGCTTTAGGGGTCATAGGTTTGGTGGGGTTAATGGGGACCGTGCTGGGGGTGCTGGCTCTTGGGTTTGTGGCTTCACCGGAACTGTGGCGCTGGGGGTTTATTGGCTTGGGATTAGCCAGTATTCTTTCAGGGATCATCATCTGGCTGCTCGTGGAGGAACCACCTCGTGGTTCTGCTGAGCCGGAACTGGCAGGGCTGATTACTCACGATGACGAAAAGGAATATTCCATTAACTGGAAAGATATGTTCAATACCCTGCGTATCCCCACCATTTGGGCAGCCATTTTACAGGGAATCACCGGCTCCATGCCCTGGGTTGTCATGGGTATTTACTTCATTAACTGGATGGTGCGCGAACTGGGTTATTCGAACGATATTTCTTTTTCGGACCCTAAAGGAAGTGCGCCCCTCGTATTTGCTGGCGTAGTGGTGAGTGCTGCCATCAGTAACTTATTGGGCGGTTTCATTGGAGATTTTGCTGAGAAAGTAAACCCCAAATACGGGCGTACTGTCATTGGACAGTTTTCGGTTTTCGTGGGTGTTCCTCTCATGTACATCTTGCTCACACAGGCAAAAAATTGGAGTTTCATCCAACTCTTCATTTTTGCCTCTGTGACTGCGCTGTTGATTGGCTGGCCTGGCCGAGGTGCAAAAGAACCCATGATGCAGGCTGTCGTTCCTCCCGAAATGCGTTCCAGCGCGTATTCGATCGTCAATCTGATTGAAGGTGGTTTATCCGCATTTGCCAGTTATATCGCCGGTTCTCTGGCGGATCAAATTGGGTTGACCAACGCGCTTCTGTGGACCATACCTTTCCCATGGGTCATTTGTGGTTTGCTCTTCTCCATCTTCTATTTCACCTACCCCAGAGATGCAGAAAAAGTGCGCCGTATGATGGAGCAACGGCGTGATGAGTTAATTCAAAAGCGTCAAGCAGTGGCGGTTGACTGA
- a CDS encoding protein-tyrosine phosphatase family protein, which translates to MIRKALQIVYRRLTEQGLRISLLWLYGRGLPALTGMPLLRFSRITPSLYVGPQYRKNGLRLLQSEGIHAVVNMREEKDDRDFGLAPAQYCYLPTPDDEAPTIEQLHQGVDFIQKIIQQGGKVYIHCGAGVGRAPTMAAAYFIHQGMSVEEAINTIRLVRPFIFITPPQIKQLYRYYEIVHSDGHVS; encoded by the coding sequence ATGATCCGAAAAGCATTACAAATTGTTTACCGCAGACTTACTGAACAGGGCTTACGGATTTCTCTCTTGTGGTTGTACGGACGTGGATTACCTGCCCTGACCGGTATGCCGCTCCTCAGGTTTTCAAGAATAACCCCCAGTCTTTACGTAGGTCCTCAGTACCGGAAAAATGGATTACGTCTTCTTCAGTCTGAAGGAATCCATGCGGTGGTTAATATGCGGGAGGAAAAAGACGACCGGGATTTTGGACTGGCGCCTGCACAATACTGTTACTTGCCTACACCAGATGATGAAGCCCCGACCATAGAACAACTTCATCAAGGCGTTGATTTTATTCAGAAAATTATTCAACAAGGTGGCAAGGTATACATTCACTGCGGTGCTGGAGTTGGACGAGCGCCTACCATGGCAGCGGCGTATTTTATCCATCAGGGAATGAGCGTTGAAGAAGCCATCAACACTATTCGGTTGGTCCGCCCGTTTATTTTTATCACCCCGCCACAGATTAAACAGTTATACCGTTATTACGAAATTGTCCATTCGGATGGACACGTTTCTTAA
- a CDS encoding NBR1-Ig-like domain-containing protein, translating to MSKKRSYLLTYLGFIFFVLSGCNLLGTPQVDESQVATQSALIIQQAAQATATAYAMETEMANIATKAALLGSTFTPTFTAVPPSSTPLPTSTLPPTQTPLPSFTPFPTFTPVPTATPVPCNRAGFVADVTIPDGTIIPPGATFTKVWRLKNNGTCTWNTNYSAVFSGGDRMGGASPTPLNATVAPGETIDISITFTAPTTEGKYRSSWKLRAPDGTVFGLGSRDSAFYVDIEVKSGTSAYPFDFVLMVCSAEWSSGAGTLPCPGTDGDAKGFVLVQQKPQLESGVVDDEPALITQPQAITDGTLRGKFPGYKVQTGDKFKAIIGCSYNYKSCDMRFQLDYQIGTDPIQTLAYWNEVYDETFRSVEVDLSPLNGKTVRFILTVLANGEMKQDRGIWLAPRIVR from the coding sequence ATGTCAAAGAAGAGATCATATTTACTCACTTATTTGGGGTTCATCTTCTTCGTCCTTTCTGGATGTAATTTGTTAGGTACACCCCAGGTGGATGAAAGCCAAGTGGCTACACAAAGTGCTCTGATTATTCAGCAGGCTGCACAAGCTACAGCAACAGCCTATGCAATGGAAACTGAAATGGCTAACATTGCTACCAAAGCCGCGTTATTGGGATCCACTTTTACCCCAACTTTCACGGCTGTTCCTCCAAGCAGTACCCCATTGCCTACATCTACCTTGCCCCCTACACAAACGCCTTTGCCCTCTTTTACGCCGTTTCCTACTTTTACACCCGTTCCTACAGCAACACCGGTGCCTTGCAATCGTGCCGGCTTTGTTGCCGATGTAACCATTCCTGATGGTACGATTATTCCACCCGGTGCCACATTCACAAAGGTTTGGCGGCTAAAAAACAATGGAACCTGCACCTGGAACACCAATTACTCTGCTGTCTTTTCAGGGGGGGATCGAATGGGAGGAGCCTCTCCGACCCCGCTAAATGCCACGGTAGCCCCCGGAGAAACCATTGATATCTCCATTACCTTTACCGCCCCTACTACCGAAGGAAAATATCGCAGTAGTTGGAAACTGCGCGCCCCGGATGGCACTGTATTTGGATTAGGTTCACGAGACTCTGCTTTCTATGTAGATATTGAAGTTAAAAGCGGGACCTCTGCATATCCCTTTGATTTTGTGCTCATGGTATGCTCTGCAGAGTGGAGTAGTGGAGCGGGCACCTTGCCATGTCCTGGAACGGATGGAGACGCTAAGGGCTTTGTGCTGGTACAGCAAAAACCTCAATTAGAAAGCGGTGTAGTTGATGATGAGCCTGCTCTGATTACCCAACCTCAAGCCATTACTGATGGAACATTGAGAGGGAAATTCCCGGGGTATAAAGTGCAAACAGGGGATAAGTTCAAAGCCATTATTGGCTGCAGTTATAACTACAAGTCCTGTGATATGCGTTTCCAACTGGATTATCAAATAGGCACAGACCCCATTCAAACCCTGGCTTACTGGAATGAAGTGTACGATGAAACTTTCCGCAGTGTAGAAGTTGACCTGAGCCCTCTTAATGGAAAAACTGTCCGCTTCATTCTTACTGTATTAGCCAATGGAGAAATGAAACAGGATCGTGGGATTTGGTTAGCCCCGCGAATTGTTCGCTGA
- a CDS encoding saccharopine dehydrogenase NADP-binding domain-containing protein: MITLFGATGYTGRKIAAELERRGLPFRIAGRSRERLTELSNSLPSRPAWIVADAQKNETLPPLFKDTRLLINCAGPFTDLGEKVAQMASFAGVHYLDTTNELAFVYRLQTYHKMAVTNHSFLLPACAFEIALSDVIIAKLLQETSAQHVYVVYHTPDTKISKGTRLSALRSLTTSWIGFQDGSWNGMVPAGKSSQFQFPSGVQTAIQIPSAEVFSVPWRHPVRSVEVWMTVSRSWGFWGPVVLPYFARFMRSIFGKWVYTLISRHDPLPVEDAESPFEILIGVQEQQEQDWRQALVSGKGPYTLTAKIAGYAASRVLGNTNLPNGLITPSVLFSYGEFIEEMQANGIQFTF; the protein is encoded by the coding sequence ATGATTACTCTTTTCGGCGCAACAGGCTACACAGGAAGAAAAATTGCCGCTGAACTGGAACGTCGAGGACTTCCATTTCGAATTGCGGGGCGCTCAAGAGAACGGTTGACAGAACTGTCCAATTCTTTACCGTCCAGACCTGCCTGGATTGTAGCCGATGCGCAAAAAAATGAGACCCTGCCTCCCCTATTCAAAGATACGCGCCTGTTGATTAACTGCGCAGGTCCGTTTACCGACTTGGGAGAGAAAGTGGCTCAAATGGCTTCGTTTGCAGGGGTTCACTATTTAGACACTACCAATGAATTAGCATTTGTATACCGCCTGCAAACCTATCATAAAATGGCTGTAACAAATCATTCCTTTCTACTGCCGGCTTGCGCTTTTGAGATAGCGCTCTCTGATGTAATCATCGCCAAATTATTACAGGAAACCTCAGCACAACACGTGTATGTGGTGTACCATACCCCTGACACTAAAATCTCTAAAGGCACACGACTTTCCGCTTTGAGAAGCCTGACGACTTCATGGATTGGTTTTCAGGATGGCAGTTGGAATGGCATGGTTCCGGCGGGCAAATCTTCTCAATTTCAGTTTCCAAGCGGCGTCCAAACTGCTATTCAAATTCCCAGTGCAGAAGTTTTCAGTGTGCCATGGCGACATCCGGTTAGAAGCGTAGAAGTCTGGATGACAGTCTCCCGTTCATGGGGTTTCTGGGGTCCTGTGGTTCTCCCCTACTTTGCCCGTTTTATGCGCTCGATTTTCGGGAAATGGGTTTACACGCTCATCAGCCGTCATGACCCGCTCCCGGTGGAAGATGCTGAAAGTCCTTTCGAAATTCTCATTGGCGTACAAGAACAACAGGAGCAAGATTGGAGACAGGCTCTTGTCTCTGGAAAGGGCCCTTACACTTTGACAGCAAAAATTGCAGGCTACGCGGCATCCCGCGTATTGGGTAACACAAACCTGCCCAATGGGTTGATTACACCTTCAGTTTTATTTTCCTATGGGGAATTCATAGAAGAAATGCAAGCCAATGGGATTCAATTCACTTTTTGA
- the tatC gene encoding twin-arginine translocase subunit TatC, whose translation MAADKEMAIWDHINELRSRLLKALFSLIVTTLLSFMFSQYAIEILARPIGGIKNVVSIEVTENVGVFMRVSLLSGFILALPYILYQIFAFIVPGLLPHEKRILFTVIPIASILFISGVAFSYFVMLPAAIPFLVSFLGVQSFIRLSNYINFVTNLMFWIGVSFETPLIVFVLAKFKIVNSRMLLAQWRYAIVIIAVIAAMITPTVDPVNMGLLMAPLFALYLLSVFFARFAQ comes from the coding sequence ATGGCTGCCGATAAAGAAATGGCCATTTGGGATCACATTAACGAACTACGCAGTCGTTTGCTCAAAGCCCTGTTCTCTTTAATTGTAACTACTCTCCTAAGTTTCATGTTCTCCCAGTACGCCATTGAGATTCTTGCAAGACCCATTGGCGGAATAAAAAATGTCGTTTCCATTGAAGTTACAGAAAACGTTGGCGTTTTCATGCGTGTTTCTTTGCTTAGTGGTTTTATTCTGGCTCTTCCCTATATCTTATATCAGATTTTTGCGTTTATTGTGCCCGGACTGTTGCCGCATGAAAAACGAATTCTTTTCACCGTAATCCCGATTGCTTCCATTCTATTTATTTCCGGTGTAGCGTTTTCTTACTTTGTCATGTTACCGGCGGCGATCCCCTTTCTGGTTTCTTTTTTAGGGGTACAGTCTTTTATCCGCCTCTCGAACTACATTAACTTTGTAACAAACCTGATGTTTTGGATTGGGGTGAGTTTTGAAACTCCTCTAATTGTGTTTGTTTTGGCAAAGTTTAAGATTGTTAATTCCAGGATGTTACTGGCACAGTGGCGTTACGCAATCGTCATCATTGCCGTAATTGCGGCAATGATCACACCTACAGTAGACCCCGTCAACATGGGGTTATTGATGGCTCCGTTATTTGCGTTGTATTTGCTCAGCGTATTCTTTGCTCGATTCGCCCAATAA